The following proteins are co-located in the Lichenicola cladoniae genome:
- the tnpB gene encoding IS66 family insertion sequence element accessory protein TnpB (TnpB, as the term is used for proteins encoded by IS66 family insertion elements, is considered an accessory protein, since TnpC, encoded by a neighboring gene, is a DDE family transposase.): protein MIPVPSGVRVWLAAGASDMRRGMNGLALQVQQALERDPHVGDLYVFRGRRGDLVKILWHDGLGMSLYAKRLERGRFVWPQAADGVVSLTPAMLSMLLEGIDWRHPQRTWRPEAAG, encoded by the coding sequence ATGATCCCGGTTCCGTCCGGTGTCCGGGTCTGGCTGGCGGCCGGGGCCAGTGACATGCGCCGCGGCATGAACGGCCTGGCCCTGCAGGTGCAGCAGGCGCTCGAGCGTGATCCCCATGTTGGCGATCTCTACGTGTTCAGGGGACGCCGCGGTGATCTGGTGAAGATCCTGTGGCACGACGGGCTCGGCATGTCGCTGTATGCCAAGCGCCTGGAGCGCGGCCGGTTCGTGTGGCCGCAGGCGGCTGATGGCGTGGTGTCGCTGACACCGGCGATGCTCTCGATGCTGCTGGAAGGGATCGACTGGCGGCATCCACAGCGGACCTGGCGGCCCGAGGCCGCAGGCTGA
- the tnpA gene encoding IS66-like element accessory protein TnpA: MAATQAASMQRIEIVSDRRRAHDPAFRALVVASSYVPGTRIRELAARHGICTSLVYRWRRERAGAAVVKTGSALRLVPVHLVDEPRAAEKQADQSRPVPPPTPKASTKPALIEIEFPGGVCVRVDETVNQAALRRIVAVLRG, translated from the coding sequence GTGGCAGCCACTCAGGCAGCTTCGATGCAGCGGATCGAGATCGTCAGCGACCGGCGTCGTGCCCATGATCCAGCGTTTCGCGCGCTTGTGGTTGCGAGCTCCTACGTACCCGGCACCCGGATTCGAGAGCTCGCCGCCAGACACGGGATCTGCACAAGCCTTGTCTACCGGTGGCGCCGCGAGCGGGCAGGAGCCGCGGTGGTAAAGACTGGATCCGCGTTGCGACTTGTTCCGGTTCACCTCGTTGACGAGCCGCGTGCTGCCGAGAAACAGGCTGACCAATCGCGTCCGGTGCCACCGCCTACACCGAAAGCGTCGACAAAGCCTGCGTTGATCGAGATCGAGTTTCCGGGCGGCGTCTGTGTGCGGGTCGATGAGACGGTCAACCAGGCGGCCCTGCGGCGTATCGTGGCCGTTCTGCGCGGATGA